A single window of Salvelinus namaycush isolate Seneca chromosome 11, SaNama_1.0, whole genome shotgun sequence DNA harbors:
- the LOC120056151 gene encoding protein kinase C iota type-like: MPTLRDSSMSHPGENPYQVRVKAYYKGDIMITHFEPSISYEELYGEVKDMCCMDNDQLFTMKWIDEEGDPCTVSSQLELVEALRLYEVNKDSELIIHVFPCIPEKPGMPCPGEDKSIYRRGARRWRKLYYASGHVFQPKRFNRRAHCAICTDRIWGLGRQGYKCINCKLLVHKKCHKLVSVECGKQIQEPIMGPDRGASITPLDHSEQPGPQNKYSSESLNSDGEEKEARCSRDTGKSASSLGLVDFDLLSVIGRGSYAKVLLVRLKKTERIYAMKVVKKELVNDDEDIDWVQTEKHVFEQASNHPFLVGLHSCFQTESRLFFIIEYVNGGDLMFHMQRQRKIPEEHARFYSAEISLALNYLHERGIIYRDLKLDNVLLESEGHIKLTDYGMCKEGLRPGDTTSTFCGTPNYIAPEILRGEDYGFSVDWWALGVLMFEMMAGRSPFDIVGSTDNPDQNTEDYLFQVILEKQIRIPRSLSVKAASVLKGFLNKEPKERLGCHPQTGFADIMGHPFFRNVDWDLMEQKQVAPPFKPNISGEFGLDSFDTQFTNEPIQLTPDDDDAVKKIDQSEFEGFEYINPLLMSAEECV, from the exons ggacaTCATGATCACCCACTTTGAGCCGTCCATCTCCTACGAGGAGCTGTACGGAGAGGTCAAAGACATGTGCTGCATGGACAACGACCAGCTCTTCACCATGAAGTGGATCGACGAAGAAG GTGACCCGTGTACAGTATCGTCTCAGCTGGAGCTGGTGGAAGCCCTGAGGCTCTACGAAGTAAACAAAGACTCTGAACTCATCATCCACG TGTTTCCATGTATCCCAGAGAAGCCTGGCATGCCCTGTCCAGGAGAGGACA AGTCTATATATCGTCGTGGGGCGCGGCGCTGGAGGAAACTCTACTACGCTAGTGGTCATGTCTTCCAGCCCAAACGGTTCAACAGG AGAGCTCACTGTGCCATCTGCACAGACCGTATTTGGGGTCTGGGGAGACAGGGCTACAAATGCATCAACTGCAAACTGCTGGTCCACAAGAAGTGTCACAAACTGGTCAGCGTGGAGTGTGGTAAACAGATCCAG gagCCCATCATGGGGCCTGATAGGGGGGCCTCCATCACGCCATTAGACCACTCTGAACAGCCAg GTCCTCAGAACAAATACTCCAGTGAGAGTCTGAACTCCGATGGAGAAGAGAAAGAG gCACGCTGCAGCAGAGACACAGGGAAGTCAGCTTCCAGTCTGGGTCTGGTGGACTTTGATCTGCTGAGCGTGATTGGCCGGGGCAGCTATGCCAAGGTCCTGCTGGTCCGACTCAAGAAGACAGAGAGGATTTACGCCATGAAGGTGGTTAAGAAGGAGCTGGTCAACGACGACGAG gacATTGACTGGGTCCAGACAGAGAAGCACGTGTTTGAGCAGGCGTCCAACCACCCCTTCCTAGTGGGGCTTCACTCCTGTTTCCAGACTGAGAGCAGACTGTTCTTTATCATAGAGTATGTGAACGGAGGAGATCTGATGTTCCACATGCAGAGACAGAGGAAAATACCTGAGGAACACGCCAG gttttACTCAGCAGAGATCAGCTTGGCGTTGAACTACCTCCATGAGAGAGGCATCATCTACAGAGACCTCAAACTGGACAACGTGCTGCTGGAGTCTGAGGGACACATCAAACTCACTGACTACGGCATGTGCAAG GAGGGCTTGAGGCCAGGGGACACCACCAGTACGTTCTGTGGGACCCCCAACTACATCGCCCCTGagatactgagaggagaggactaTGGTTTCAGCGTGGACTGGTGGGCTCTGGGGGTGCTGATGTTTGAGATGATGGCTGGACGGTCGCCCTTCGACATTGTAGGAAGCACCGACAacccagaccagaacacagaaGACTACCTATTCCAAG tAATATTGGAAAAACAGATCAGGATTCCTCGATCGTTGTCAGTCAAAGCTGCCAGCGTCCTCAAGGGCTTCCTCAACAAG GAACCTAAGGAGCGGCTAGGATGTCACCCCCAGACGGGCTTCGCTGACATCATGGGTCACCCCTTCTTCCGAAACGTAGACTGGGACCTT ATGGAACAAAAGCAGGTGGCTCCTCCATTCAAACCCAACATCTCAGGAGAGTTTGGACTGGACAGCTTCGACACCCAGTTTACCAACGAGCCCATCCAGCTCACGCCTGATGACGA TGACGCGGTGAAGAAGATCGACCAGTCGGAGTTTGAAGGGTTCGAGTACATCAACCCTCTCCTGATGTCGGCCGAGGAGTGTGTGTGA